In the genome of Patescibacteria group bacterium, one region contains:
- the rseP gene encoding RIP metalloprotease RseP yields MTVIIFLIVLAVLVFVHELGHFLAAKASGIRVDEFGIGFPPKLFGFKRGETTYTLNAIPFGGFVKIFGENPDEESIGGPDKARSFFNKPKYLQVMVLAAGVTFNIIFAWLLISIGFMIGMPAQQGYSSQVATENSQATILAVPQGSPAELGGLKAGDKVVKLTAGAESTQGKLSVEQIQSFVATKKDQPVTFDVTRGSEAISVQVTPKEGIVADRAAIGVQLGEVGILKLNFFQAFIEGAKYTAYIIQATAVGLAQFLFQAVTGRADFATVTGPVGIAGMVGDATRLGIVYLLSFTAIISVNLAVINLIPFPALDGGRILFVIIEKIKGSAISPKFANAVNAAGFALLLLLMLVVTFNDILNLFK; encoded by the coding sequence ATGACTGTCATTATATTTTTAATTGTTCTCGCAGTACTAGTATTTGTTCATGAACTAGGACATTTTCTTGCTGCAAAGGCATCTGGCATTCGTGTTGATGAATTTGGTATTGGATTTCCACCAAAACTATTTGGATTTAAGCGTGGTGAGACAACATACACACTTAATGCAATTCCATTTGGAGGCTTTGTGAAAATTTTTGGTGAAAATCCTGATGAAGAATCTATTGGTGGACCAGATAAAGCTCGAAGTTTTTTCAATAAGCCAAAATATCTTCAGGTTATGGTTCTTGCTGCTGGAGTTACATTCAATATTATATTTGCGTGGTTATTAATTTCTATTGGATTTATGATTGGTATGCCTGCTCAACAAGGATACTCATCACAGGTTGCTACAGAAAATTCACAAGCAACTATTCTTGCAGTACCTCAAGGTTCACCTGCTGAATTAGGAGGACTTAAAGCAGGAGATAAAGTAGTGAAACTTACTGCGGGTGCAGAAAGCACTCAGGGCAAGCTATCTGTAGAGCAAATTCAAAGTTTTGTTGCGACAAAAAAGGATCAGCCGGTAACTTTTGATGTTACTCGTGGATCAGAGGCTATTTCTGTGCAAGTTACTCCTAAAGAAGGAATTGTGGCTGATAGAGCTGCTATAGGAGTACAACTTGGTGAAGTAGGAATCTTGAAGCTCAATTTTTTCCAAGCTTTCATTGAAGGTGCAAAGTATACTGCATATATTATTCAGGCTACTGCTGTAGGGTTAGCTCAGTTTTTGTTCCAAGCGGTAACAGGTAGAGCTGATTTTGCTACTGTTACTGGTCCTGTAGGTATTGCGGGTATGGTTGGTGATGCTACACGACTAGGAATTGTATACCTTTTATCTTTCACAGCTATTATTTCTGTAAATCTTGCTGTTATCAATCTTATTCCGTTTCCAGCACTTGATGGAGGAAGAATTCTCTTTGTAATTATTGAAAAAATAAAGGGATCTGCAATTAGTCCAAAATTTGCTAATGCAGTGAATGCAGCTGGATTCGCATTATTGCTCTTACTTATGCTTGTTGTTACATTCAACGACATACTAAACCTCTTTAAATAA
- the tatC gene encoding twin-arginine translocase subunit TatC: protein MIISELKDLLKNIVRWAFAFIALSTFFFLFSTQTVTIKGREVPVPWMTDSSYTIQFFDTLQRTLIPSEVDLIVTNPFDAFFIEVKLSLFLAFIVLSPFLLWGILRYLSPALKQSERKSLYKVVLPSTILFFSGCLFAYAYIIPSTIKIMYAHAPNIKAIQYFNVNDFISLALMMMVATGIMFVLPVCMVISSYLGIVNPVIWKQYWRQAIFGCLLVTAVITPDGSGITMAMLAIPLCLLYIVGLFISWRYKTS from the coding sequence ATGATAATTTCCGAACTGAAAGATTTATTAAAAAATATTGTACGATGGGCATTTGCATTCATAGCTTTGTCTACTTTTTTCTTTCTATTTTCTACACAAACGGTGACGATAAAAGGCAGGGAAGTGCCAGTGCCTTGGATGACTGATTCATCATATACGATTCAGTTTTTTGATACATTACAGCGTACATTGATACCAAGTGAAGTAGATCTTATTGTTACAAATCCATTCGATGCTTTTTTTATAGAGGTTAAATTATCTTTATTTTTAGCCTTTATTGTATTGTCGCCTTTTCTTTTGTGGGGAATACTACGATACCTTTCGCCAGCATTAAAACAGTCAGAAAGAAAATCATTATATAAAGTTGTATTACCATCTACTATTTTGTTTTTTAGCGGATGTCTATTTGCATATGCATACATTATTCCTTCTACGATAAAAATAATGTATGCACATGCGCCCAATATCAAAGCAATTCAGTACTTCAATGTTAATGATTTTATTTCATTAGCACTCATGATGATGGTTGCTACGGGAATAATGTTTGTTCTTCCTGTGTGCATGGTTATCTCAAGTTATCTTGGGATAGTTAACCCCGTTATTTGGAAACAGTATTGGCGCCAGGCAATTTTTGGATGTCTGTTAGTTACAGCAGTAATCACACCCGATGGTAGTGGAATTACCATGGCAATGCTTGCGATTCCACTCTGTTTACTCTATATAGTAGGCCTTTTTATCAGCTGGCGGTATAAAACTAGTTAG
- a CDS encoding twin-arginine translocase TatA/TatE family subunit: protein MFGLGVPELIIIVLAFGLLFFGSSKISEFSRSLGRMSGEYKKSKREIEKEIEESELKTTDQKKTDTTS from the coding sequence ATGTTTGGATTAGGCGTACCAGAACTCATAATTATAGTATTAGCGTTTGGATTACTCTTTTTTGGTAGTAGTAAAATATCTGAATTTTCACGAAGTCTGGGAAGAATGTCTGGAGAATATAAAAAGAGCAAGCGTGAGATTGAAAAAGAAATTGAGGAAAGTGAACTAAAAACAACTGATCAGAAAAAAACTGATACAACTAGTTAG
- a CDS encoding tetratricopeptide repeat protein, with the protein MTDTELQAQAAHAQGLAYLEKGMFGEALFHLKKAITLVPNYLEAHNTLGRAYNETGDFELSIQTCLHILSQNPQAYFVLQNIAKSYGEMGRHAEALSYYYRYIALSPTAATAYSDLFLTLNYLPMSREAMFVEHYKFHIFDKNNTNSNYLYQKNIHDSSKRKIKVGYVSGDLREHPVAHLFVPVIKNHDRSKFNIHIYNNTHSQDDVTKKIKNYGDTWRDIQALSHEDTLELIRSDNLDILVDLSGHTGSNRLLIFAARAAPIQVAWLGYMNTTGLKNMDYRITDFNLSVPDSEKYYTEKLWRVTNSFTFDPLMELPDIDDLPALKNGFITFASLNNYKKITSHVYDVWADILRKIPTSRLVFSLKGNDTLKQSVLTKFELRGISSDRIKIIDQKLIEDYVKFFNDIDILLDPFPFTGCITVFHGLWGGVPSIVMEGVTEYERNGPTVMKKVGLDSCIAHNPQEYVDIAVYWASHFDELAELRKKMREKFPKNEDKLVTKGIEDAFIKMYNR; encoded by the coding sequence ATGACGGACACTGAATTACAGGCACAAGCAGCACATGCACAAGGTTTAGCATACTTAGAAAAAGGTATGTTTGGTGAGGCACTATTTCATCTAAAAAAAGCAATTACATTAGTCCCTAATTATTTAGAAGCACACAACACTTTGGGGCGAGCCTATAATGAAACAGGTGACTTCGAGTTGTCTATACAAACATGTCTCCATATACTAAGTCAAAATCCACAGGCATATTTTGTGTTACAAAATATTGCTAAATCGTATGGAGAAATGGGACGACACGCTGAAGCACTGTCGTATTATTACAGGTATATCGCTCTTAGTCCTACTGCGGCTACAGCCTACAGTGACCTTTTTTTAACACTAAATTATCTACCAATGTCGCGTGAAGCAATGTTTGTAGAACATTATAAGTTTCATATATTTGATAAAAATAATACAAATAGTAACTATCTGTATCAGAAAAATATTCATGATAGTAGTAAAAGAAAAATCAAAGTTGGTTATGTTTCAGGGGATTTAAGAGAGCATCCTGTAGCGCATCTTTTTGTTCCTGTTATAAAAAATCATGACAGATCAAAATTCAATATTCATATCTATAATAATACGCATAGTCAAGATGATGTTACCAAGAAAATAAAGAATTATGGTGATACCTGGCGCGATATACAAGCACTTTCGCATGAAGATACACTAGAACTCATTAGGTCAGATAATTTAGATATTCTTGTGGATTTATCTGGACATACTGGCAGTAATAGACTTTTGATTTTTGCAGCTCGGGCTGCTCCAATACAGGTAGCGTGGTTGGGATATATGAATACTACGGGTCTTAAAAATATGGATTATAGAATTACAGATTTTAATTTGTCAGTACCTGATTCTGAAAAATACTATACTGAAAAGTTATGGCGAGTTACAAATTCTTTTACGTTCGATCCACTTATGGAGTTGCCTGATATCGATGATTTACCAGCTTTAAAAAATGGGTTTATAACATTTGCCTCATTAAATAATTATAAAAAGATTACTTCTCATGTTTATGATGTATGGGCAGATATTTTAAGAAAGATACCAACATCACGCTTGGTATTTTCGCTCAAGGGTAATGACACGCTTAAACAGTCGGTACTTACAAAATTTGAACTAAGAGGTATTAGTTCAGATCGAATTAAAATAATTGATCAAAAATTGATTGAAGATTATGTGAAATTTTTCAATGATATAGATATATTATTAGATCCATTTCCATTTACAGGGTGTATTACTGTATTTCATGGTCTGTGGGGTGGAGTGCCATCTATCGTTATGGAAGGAGTAACAGAATATGAGCGTAACGGTCCAACTGTTATGAAAAAAGTTGGATTAGATTCATGTATTGCACATAATCCTCAAGAATATGTAGATATCGCAGTTTATTGGGCAAGTCATTTTGATGAATTGGCTGAATTGCGTAAAAAAATGCGTGAAAAGTTCCCTAAAAATGAGGATAAACTAGTAACAAAAGGCATTGAAGACGCATTTATAAAAATGTATAATAGATAG